In [Clostridium] cellulosi, one genomic interval encodes:
- a CDS encoding putative membrane protein (Hypothetical protein), with the protein MDNFVELLVKRKNSPKHIVLKALAIIGGIIIEILLAGLLLIAASWSFIILLAMVGVIYGLWYLFRYFNIEYEYIVTNSEMDVDKIISQSKRKRITTINFKTMEIMAPMGGMHKREFENPSIPKTIDASISPNEKGAYFIVTSTEKLGHFRLIFSPNEKIIEIAKAVAPRKVFTD; encoded by the coding sequence ATGGACAATTTCGTTGAACTACTTGTTAAAAGAAAAAATTCTCCTAAACATATCGTATTAAAGGCTTTAGCCATTATCGGAGGAATCATCATTGAAATCTTATTGGCAGGATTGCTGTTAATAGCTGCATCTTGGTCGTTTATCATTTTACTGGCTATGGTTGGTGTAATTTATGGCTTGTGGTATTTGTTCAGATACTTTAATATTGAGTATGAATATATCGTAACTAACAGCGAGATGGATGTAGACAAAATCATTTCCCAGTCAAAGAGAAAAAGGATAACGACGATTAATTTCAAAACCATGGAAATCATGGCTCCTATGGGCGGGATGCATAAAAGGGAATTTGAGAACCCATCTATCCCAAAGACAATAGACGCTTCAATTTCTCCGAACGAAAAGGGCGCTTACTTCATAGTTACAAGTACAGAAAAACTTGGCCATTTCCGCCTTATTTTCAGCCCTAATGAAAAGATTATAGAAATTGCCAAGGCGGTTGCGCCCCGGAAGGTATTTACAGACTAA